A region of Silurus meridionalis isolate SWU-2019-XX chromosome 17, ASM1480568v1, whole genome shotgun sequence DNA encodes the following proteins:
- the LOC124400072 gene encoding sodium- and chloride-dependent creatine transporter 1-like, with product MDFIMYCVGFAVGLGNVWRFPYLCYKNGGGAFLIPYLLFIFLGGIPIFFLEISLGQFMKAGGIAMWNIAPLFKGLGYASSVIVFFCNTYYIMVPAWAFYYLIKSFTAVLPWSTCTNYWNTENCIETFRHDACRNGTNSNYTFMNKTCEELENATSPIIEFWENKVLHISEGLDSPGQINWEVTLCLLAVWVLVYFCIWKGVKSTGKIVYFTATFPYVVLLILLVRGVTLPGAYDGIMYYLKPDWSKILEQQVWIDAGTQVLFSYAIGLGALSALGSYNRFNNNCYRDAFMLTLVNSGTGFFSGFVVFSILGFMAAEQGVDISEVAESGPGLAFIAYPKAVTMMPVAPVWSTLFFLMLLILGLGGQFVGVEGFITGILDLLPSRYSKREIIVGSCCILCFFIDLSMVTQGGIYVFQLFDFYSASGMTLLWQAFWECIVVAWVYGADRYMDDIAHMIGYRPFPWMKWCWSFFTPCVCMGIFVFYLVNYKPLSYNSVYVYPWWGEMIGGCMALSSMLCIPISVAYKLIMAKGSFRQRWESLTKPVWGAHHLEYMAPGTDMQNLPSSSPGTEDNIVYETRL from the exons ATGGACTTCATCATGTATTGTGTGGGCTTTGCCGTCGGACTGGGGAACGTGTGGAGGTTCCCTTACCTCTGCTACAAGAATGGTGGAG GAGCCTTTCTCATTCCCTACCTGTTGTTTATATTCCTTGGTGGAATTCCTATTTTTTTCCTGGAAATATCTCTGGGCCAGTTTATGAAAGCTGGAGGCATCGCCATGTGGAACATCGCTCCACTCTTTAAAG GACTCGGCTATGCTTCCTCGGTTATCGTGTTCTTCtgcaacacctactacatcatGGTCCCGGCATGGGCTTTTTATTACCTTATTAAGTCCTTCACCGCTGTACTGCCGTGGTCCACTTGCACAAACTACTGGAACACGGAGAACTGCATCGAGACCTTCCGCCATGACGCCTGCAGGAACGGCACCAACTCCAACTACACCTTCATGAACAAGACCTGCGAGGAGTTAGAGAACGCCACCTCGCCCATCATTGAGTTTTGGGA GAACAAGGTGCTGCATATCTCTGAAGGTCTGGACAGTCCGGGTCAGATCAACTGGGAGGTGACTTTGTGTCTGTTGGCCGTCTGGGTGTTGGTTTACTTCTGCATTTGGAAAGGAGTGAAGTCTACAGGAAAG attgTATATTTCACTGCCACTTTCCCCTATGTTGTCCTGCTCATTCTTCTGGTGAGAGGTGTGACCCTTCCTGGGGCCTATGATGGGATAATGTACTATCTCAAGCCTGACTGGTCAAAGATTCTAGAACAACAG GTCTGGATCGATGCCGGCACTCAAGTGTTATTTTCTTACGCGATCGGACTCGGAGCGCTGAGCGCTCTTGGCAGTTATAACCGATTCAACAACAACTGCTACAG GGATGCGTTCATGTTGACCCTGGTAAACAGCGGCACCGGTTTCTTTTCTGGCTTTGTGGTTTTCTCCATTCTGGGTTTCATGGCTGCTGAGCAAGGTGTGGACATCTCCGAAGTGGCAGAGTCAG GGCCGGGTCTGGCGTTCATCGCGTATCCCAAAGCCGTGACGATGATGCCCGTGGCACCGGTCTGGTCCACACTCTTCTTCCTAATGCTGCTGATTCTGGGGCTGGGCGGTCAG TTTGTTGGAGTTGAAGGCTTCATCACTGGCATCCTGGATCTGCTCCCTTCACGTTACAGCAAACGTGAAATTATTGTGGGGTCCTGCTGcatcttgtgcttttttatagaTCTCTCCATGGTTACACAG ggagggATATACGTTTTCCAGCTCTTTGATTTTTACTCTGCCAGTGGAATGACCCTGTTGTGGCAGGCATTCTGGGAATGCATTGTTGTGGCTTGGGTTTATG gtgctgATAGATATATGGATGACATTGCCCATATGATCGGTTACCGGCCTTTCCCTTGGATGAAGTGGTGCTGGTCGTTTTTTACTCCATGTGTTTGCATG GGAATTTTCGTGTTCTACCTGGTGAACTACAAGCCTCTAAGCTACAACAGTGTGTACGTGTACCCGTGGTGGGGAGAGATGATCGGAGGGTGTATGGCTCTCTCCTCCATGCTCTGCATCCCCATTAGTGTCGCCTACAAGCTCATCATGGCCAAAGGATCCTTCCGACAG CGCTGGGAAAGTCTGACCAAACCCGTATGGGGTGCACATCACCTGGAATACATGGCCCCTGGCACTGACATGCAAAACCTGCCGTCCTCGTCCCCCGGAACCGAAGACAACATCGTCTACGAGACCCGCTTGTAG